The following proteins are encoded in a genomic region of Paenibacillus sp. FSL R7-0273:
- a CDS encoding PQQ-dependent sugar dehydrogenase, protein MKKSYALSLLAVLMTAGCSSAADEPLLSSQTQPAGHGQQPSAQPVETAVPETAEASDAAVAEPEVVAANLQVPWSIAKAGDILYLTERPGTIVKIEDGTVDRQEVQLAKELATASEAGLLGLVLDPDFAGSGLAYAYYTYTDSSGQFNRIVTLRHDNGIWNEEELLLDKLPSGSVHHGGRLALGPDGKLYATAGDAGDRDIAQDTGSLGGKILRLNTDGSVPEDNPFTDSYVYSYGHRNAQGLVWTGDGVLYASEHGQSSHDEVNEIEAGLNYGWPVIEGDEAREGMVTPLFTSGSDHTWAPSGMAYSEGVLYTAALRGTAILAFDLETGEEREAITGYGRIRDVMIDGDMLYFVSNNTDGRGNPQDGDDKLYRVPLPAL, encoded by the coding sequence ATGAAAAAAAGCTATGCTTTATCTTTGCTGGCAGTCCTGATGACAGCCGGATGTTCGTCTGCAGCAGACGAGCCGCTGCTATCATCACAGACCCAGCCGGCGGGTCACGGTCAGCAGCCCTCTGCGCAGCCTGTGGAGACAGCTGTACCTGAAACGGCGGAAGCTTCTGACGCAGCAGTTGCCGAACCGGAGGTAGTAGCCGCAAATCTTCAAGTGCCGTGGTCTATTGCCAAAGCGGGTGATATCCTGTATTTGACTGAACGGCCGGGAACTATTGTGAAAATAGAAGACGGGACCGTTGACCGGCAGGAGGTGCAGCTGGCTAAGGAGCTCGCGACCGCCTCTGAGGCGGGGCTGCTTGGACTGGTGCTTGATCCGGATTTTGCCGGCTCGGGACTGGCGTATGCCTATTACACCTATACCGACAGCTCGGGACAGTTCAACCGGATTGTGACGCTTAGACATGATAATGGAATCTGGAACGAGGAGGAGCTACTGCTCGATAAGCTTCCAAGCGGCTCAGTCCATCACGGGGGGAGACTTGCCCTTGGACCGGACGGCAAGCTGTATGCCACAGCAGGCGATGCCGGCGACAGGGATATTGCTCAGGACACCGGTTCATTAGGCGGCAAAATCCTGCGGCTGAATACCGACGGTTCGGTGCCGGAGGATAATCCATTTACGGATTCGTATGTCTACAGCTATGGGCACAGAAATGCCCAGGGACTTGTCTGGACCGGAGACGGCGTGCTGTATGCAAGTGAGCATGGCCAAAGCAGCCATGACGAGGTGAATGAGATAGAGGCCGGGCTGAATTATGGCTGGCCTGTGATAGAGGGCGATGAAGCGCGCGAAGGCATGGTCACTCCGCTATTTACCTCAGGCAGTGACCATACATGGGCGCCATCCGGGATGGCTTACTCAGAGGGTGTATTGTACACAGCGGCGTTGAGAGGAACCGCCATTCTGGCGTTCGACCTCGAAACGGGTGAGGAGCGTGAGGCCATAACCGGATACGGCCGGATCCGCGACGTGATGATTGACGGTGATATGCTCTATTTTGTCAGCAACAATACCGACGGGCGGGGCAATCCGCAGGACGGGGATGATAAGCTGTACCGCGTGCCGCTGCCGGCATTGTGA
- a CDS encoding MurR/RpiR family transcriptional regulator, whose translation MKLLKQLSDMPDFTPNEQSIAAYILLHKENMLQLTIQELAKATYTSHSAITRLTHKLGLSGFKAFSLKLAREFQQENQLPSTVDPNYPFGHEEPPLQVAGEIADLMKETISKTFAYMEDAVLAQTAEMLDQAKRIFIYALGDSQIRARSLQNKLIKINKYVVIATELYEWAYHTVNLTEEDCAVFLTYHGNSPIYLKAARHLAGQNIPIITITASDQSELAKLSTACIYVPGDEVKHAKIGTFSSQMAFEYVLNVIYSCIYKLSYDQHKASADRSLKDSYISGMMEE comes from the coding sequence TTGAAGCTGCTGAAGCAATTATCGGACATGCCGGATTTTACACCCAATGAACAGAGCATCGCTGCCTATATCCTGTTGCACAAGGAAAATATGCTGCAGCTAACCATTCAGGAGCTTGCAAAAGCCACCTATACCTCCCACTCGGCGATCACCCGCCTGACACACAAGCTCGGCTTATCCGGATTCAAGGCGTTCAGCCTGAAGCTTGCCCGTGAATTTCAGCAGGAGAATCAGCTTCCGTCCACGGTCGATCCCAATTATCCCTTTGGCCATGAGGAACCGCCGCTCCAGGTAGCCGGGGAAATCGCCGATTTAATGAAGGAGACCATCAGCAAAACCTTTGCGTATATGGAGGATGCCGTGCTGGCGCAGACAGCAGAAATGCTGGATCAGGCGAAGCGGATTTTTATATATGCGCTGGGGGATTCACAGATCCGGGCCAGAAGCCTGCAGAATAAGCTGATCAAAATCAATAAATACGTTGTGATTGCCACCGAGCTGTACGAATGGGCCTATCACACGGTTAACCTGACGGAGGAGGATTGTGCGGTTTTTTTAACCTATCACGGGAATTCACCGATTTATTTAAAAGCAGCCAGGCATCTCGCCGGGCAGAATATTCCCATTATCACCATTACCGCCTCTGATCAAAGTGAGCTGGCGAAGCTCAGCACAGCCTGTATATATGTGCCCGGAGATGAGGTAAAGCATGCGAAGATCGGCACCTTTTCCTCGCAGATGGCCTTTGAATATGTACTAAATGTGATCTACTCCTGCATCTATAAGCTCTCCTATGATCAGCACAAGGCGTCTGCTGACAGGTCACTCAAAGACAGCTATATAAGCGGGATGATGGAGGAATAG
- a CDS encoding MmcQ/YjbR family DNA-binding protein, protein MKKSIMAYCQGKHGAVKEYPFGPEPEVYKVGGKMFAFIYEGAEDACRINLKCDPVIAGNLREQLESVKPGYHMNKKHWNTVIVDGSLSLAEIYDMIDHSYSLVVSKLPRSQRDLLQEQQ, encoded by the coding sequence ATGAAAAAGAGCATTATGGCTTATTGCCAGGGCAAGCACGGGGCGGTCAAGGAGTATCCCTTCGGTCCGGAACCGGAGGTTTATAAGGTGGGCGGTAAAATGTTTGCGTTTATTTATGAGGGGGCTGAGGATGCGTGCCGGATCAATCTGAAGTGCGACCCGGTCATTGCCGGGAATCTGCGGGAGCAGCTTGAATCTGTCAAGCCGGGCTATCATATGAACAAAAAGCACTGGAATACCGTCATTGTGGACGGCTCCCTGTCACTGGCTGAGATTTATGATATGATCGACCATTCGTATAGTCTTGTGGTCAGCAAGCTTCCAAGAAGCCAGCGGGATCTGCTGCAGGAACAGCAATAA
- a CDS encoding Gfo/Idh/MocA family oxidoreductase — translation MLTIGYIGNGKSTNRYHLPFALNRDHLKVKTIYARNPHKAEWDKVPGVLYTDDLAAVMNDPDIQLIVVCTHLDTHYEYAKMALDHGKHVLVEKPFMMSAEDARSIFEYARDKKLVIQCYQNRRYDSDFLTAKQVMESGKLGELLEVEMNYDYYRPQTPESVTSFSKYSSFLYGHGVHTVDQVVSAFGTPDRVQYDVRQLLGTGRMNDYFDLDFYYSSLKVSVKSSFFRLKPRPSFVVYGKKGVFVKQTIDRQEEHLKQFYLPKGHDDFGLDTPEHYGTLTYLDDEGHYHEEKVVSAKGDYARLYDDIYETIVGGAEKSISDDETIAVMELLEQGIEGCS, via the coding sequence ATGCTAACCATCGGCTACATTGGCAACGGAAAAAGCACCAACCGCTATCATCTGCCCTTTGCCCTGAACCGGGATCACCTGAAGGTAAAAACCATATATGCCCGCAATCCGCACAAAGCCGAGTGGGACAAGGTTCCCGGCGTGCTGTATACAGATGATCTGGCTGCAGTGATGAACGATCCGGACATTCAATTAATCGTTGTATGTACACATCTGGATACGCACTACGAATATGCCAAAATGGCGCTGGACCACGGCAAGCATGTGCTGGTCGAGAAGCCGTTCATGATGAGTGCAGAGGATGCGAGGTCTATTTTTGAGTATGCCCGTGACAAGAAGCTGGTTATCCAGTGTTACCAGAACCGGCGGTATGATTCCGATTTTCTTACTGCGAAGCAGGTTATGGAGTCCGGCAAGCTGGGTGAGCTCCTTGAAGTTGAGATGAATTACGACTACTATCGCCCGCAGACGCCGGAGTCGGTTACCAGTTTCTCCAAATACAGCAGCTTCTTATACGGGCATGGCGTTCACACGGTAGATCAGGTCGTTTCAGCCTTCGGAACACCGGACCGGGTGCAGTATGATGTACGGCAGCTGCTCGGCACAGGCAGAATGAATGATTATTTCGATCTGGATTTCTACTACTCCTCGCTTAAGGTTTCGGTCAAATCGAGCTTTTTCCGTCTCAAGCCGCGTCCGAGCTTTGTTGTGTACGGTAAGAAGGGAGTGTTCGTCAAGCAGACGATTGACCGCCAGGAGGAGCATCTGAAGCAGTTTTATCTGCCAAAAGGGCATGACGACTTCGGGTTAGATACGCCGGAGCATTATGGAACGCTGACCTATCTGGATGATGAGGGCCATTATCACGAGGAAAAAGTAGTGTCGGCAAAAGGCGATTACGCCCGGCTCTATGATGATATTTATGAGACGATTGTAGGCGGCGCTGAAAAGTCAATCTCTGATGATGAAACCATTGCCGTCATGGAGCTGCTTGAGCAGGGGATTGAGGGGTGCAGCTGA